The Thunnus maccoyii chromosome 15, fThuMac1.1, whole genome shotgun sequence DNA segment TGCAAGTAGCATACTGGTAGCCCTAGATTGATGTTAGTAAAGGTAgcatgtgttttaaaaaaaaaaaataaaataaaataaaatctggaAATATGCTCTTTATGCCTAAACTGCAGCAACATTTTTTACATCTCTGTCCAAAACGTGGATGTGGAAAAtagctgtaaaaacaaacagagaagtgAAAATAGCCTTGGTTCTCTGAAATTACGCTAAATGTTGGAAAGTGGGAGAACAACTCATACTGTGTCTTTGAATATGTAAGTTGTTCTTTAGTGAATCAGCTCATTCATTACACGTCGAGCTATGAAAGGTAATGAATGAATAGCTCTTTGAGATCCGTCggtgaaactttgcttttgacgTTTAGTTCAACATTGTCATCATCACGGCTTCTGACATATAGACATATATGTAACGTTTTAGGAGGAGAGCTAGAGAAAGGGATGATAAATAGTTTGCCGATCCTTTACCAGAGTGCATGTGCAAGAATGCCATATTCAGCGGAGATCATTTGAATGGTTGAGACGTTGCCTGCTGCGGTGCCTTGTTGTATCCAAGAGCCAGGTCCAGGAATGTGGAGACCTGTGGTCCCAGCAATTGAGTCCGTTGACAAAAGACAGTTGGGATGCTATTATTAGTGCCACTATCCATATATACTTATACCAGTCTGCAATTTCAAAACCCTCTTTTGTTTCTCTAATCCTCAAAATATCTTTTATGCTGCAGATCATATAACCCATGGGGAATTTTAAGAATCCTGCAAGTGACTGTGTGAACTATGAATGTGTTTATGACTTACAGCTATAATACCAATAAAGATGTCTATTATTGTAGAAACTTGTGTGAGTCTTTCTTGGATTTCCATCATTGAATCATGACAACTGTGTTTCATCAAAGTTGTCAGCAGGAAGGATGATGTTAGGATTTCAAGTCTCCCTGAGCCGTGAAAGACAAAgtctcaccccccccccccccccccttgaaGTTTCTATAAATACACTGAGAAGTGTTTCTCGTAATAATCATTAGAAGTTGTCAGAATACACATGGAGGAAGGGAAGCCATCGGCAGCTTTGATACTTTACTATCAATCAGCTAAAAGTCTCAGTGAATGGCGATTATCCTGCAGAGCATCACAGTATTCAAGACAAGCAGGATCAAAGGCTTTGCAGTCTGGCCCCCAAACACCCCTCCCCCACCTGGTTACCATACCACCTGGGTAGGTGGGAATGACATGGGACATCAAATTCACTAAACACTATTAGTGAGGTGAAATTCCAGCAGCTAGAAATTCACAAAACTCTCAGGAAcctttatataaatgaaaatttCAAGGATAAAGTAGAACATTGAATGACTATACATTTGGTCAGTGTTACAAACTAATATTCATCCCCTGATGTGACCTTTGTACAgaaaacttattattattattatataatataataaaatctcTGCTCAGGTGTAGGGAGTGTAACCCATTGTTTCCATATTATCATATTAGGTTGACATAGACAAAATAGTGAATATTatgcagagaaagaaagctGACAGCTCCTCcactttctcctcctcatccatcCCTGATGCCAGCAGAGGCTGAGAGGAAGATCTGGAGGATCGGACAGAGAGCGGGCAGAGTAAAGCCCCTCCCCGCAGATCATTGCACTAGTCGATGGTCGTTTTAACTTCATTGTTGAAGAAGAAGCGACGCCCCGCTTAGCCACGGCAAAGGATCAAAAACCCCCTCTGATCAGCACGACCCCCAGTTTTGTTCTCATGGAAATCAGACTCTGCCTCCCGGCCACACTCTCCGCAGAGATGCAAAGTTGAAGCGCATTCCCAGCCGGGACAGCAGATGATAATGATGTCTTGGAGGAGCTGATCGTTTCATTTACTCCTTCTCTGtgcgtttctttttttttttttcgttttttgcTTGCCGCTTTCGGAGTGTTTCTGTCCAACATGCTGGTTCTGGCGCAGCGCATTGTTTTCTGTACGTTGCTCGGCTCCGTTTACGCGTCGTGCCCTCCGCGCTGCGAGTGCTCAGAGGCGGCTCACACCGTGAAGTGCGTCTCCAAAGACCTGCGGAGTATCCCGACCGGGATCCCCGGATACACCAGGAATCTGTTCATAACGGGGAATCAAATAAGTCGAATCGGGCCGGAGTCTTTCAAAGGGCTGGATAATGTGACCAACCTGTCTCTGAGCAATAACAGGTAAGACTCCTGTGCCTTACTTTAATGCAAAGCCAACACGTTACGCTGCATTCAGGACAAACCTGACCTCTGATACAATGTGTGTCAGTGGCAAAATACTGTTTTCAGTCATCAGGTGTTCCCTCTTCTCCCTGAAATATAATAGTTAAGCAGATTTCTACATTTTTGCGCTAGAAACAGCATTTGTGTGCTTCCATGTGTATTAAATTGATGCCCATGTTCAATTTTTACCCAAAGTACTGCAATGTCTGCAAAAATCAGTTCATTTCCCCActttctgtatgtatgttattATAAGGTGTGAATGACATCTCATAAATCTCCTCAAATCCAGAATTTGCGAGGTGGAATCCCACACCTTCGCCGGACTCCGCAGCCTCCGCTCTCTGGATCTGAGTAACAACCAGCTGGCTGTCATTCACCCCGAAGCCTTCACCGTCCTGAACCAGTCTCTGCGGGAGCTCAACCTGAGCCGGGCCCTCTACAACCACTCGTCAGTGATGGACTTGGCCACCTCTCTCCGCTGGAGCTCCCTTGGGAACCTGCAGGGACTGGACCTGTCTGACAACAGCCTCATCTATTTACCCTCACGCATCTTCTCCCACTTGACAAGCCTGCGGCGGCTCCTGCTTTCCAACAACTCCCTAGTGGCCATCCACAACGCCACCCTCTCGGGCCTGGAGCGCCTGGAGGAACTGGATCTGACCCTCAACGCCCTCAAGACGTTGACCGAGGAGGGCTTACGAGAGCTGGACTCACTTCCTAGAGCTGACCTGCTGCTGGGGGAAAACCCGTTCACATGCACATGCGGAATCGAACCTTTTACCGTGTGGCTCAACAGATCACAGGGACGCATTATGGACGCTGAGGAACTGGTGTGTGCCTTCCCAGCCAGCATGAGAAACACGTCCATGCTGGCTGTGGGCATGCTGACTCTGGGATGCCACCAGAGGGATGCGGGTGCGGACCTTGCTCTGCAGACCTCATACGTCTTCTTGGGTATAGTCCTTGGCTTCATTGGCCTCATTTTCCTCTTTGTACTGTATCTCAACCGCAAGGGCATCAAGAAGCGGATCTATGACATGCGTGACGCCTGCAGGGAGGTGTGGGAAGGTTACCACTATCGCTTCGAGATCGACTCTGACCCCAGGTTGTCAGGTCTCCATGAGCGCTGACGTGTGAGAGGACAATCACCACTGGTGTATTTTCTTAAAGGAACTGACTTTTTCTAACGCATTTAACAGtagaaaagtgtaaaaaaaaatgtacagatttgtctgtaaatatatacatacaatagTGTTAATAATCTTTTAGCCTTGTCGGTTAAAGCATGCACTGCCCATCGTTCCTCATTACATAACTaatagtctttttttaataCAGAATATCTTAGATGGAGACAAATGTTAATACGGGAGTTCATTGATTGATATTTCTTATATTCATGACTGCTCTTTATGTCCACACTAGAGCAACAATAAGTGCCTGAAGTCAGCAAGGTATTGTTTTTCCTGCAACATAAGAATCCCTTTCTACATGGCAAACTCATTCAGTATTCTATGTCAGATCTTGACTCATATTTAGCttgtaataaaaaaaggaacaaaacgCTGCAATAAAATCCTGACACTATGAAAACAAACCTCTGGGAATTCAAAGCACAATCACTCATTCATCTTTGAACCGTTTCAAGCCCTTTGGTCCCCCGTCCTTCAGCCCCAGGGTGCCAGAGAGGAATTAAGCCTCCAAAAGCTTTTCCAAAGCTCTCCTAAAATCACCACTCTGCTCTTCTCTGGCTTGTTGCATTGGAAGGGGGACAATTCAGCGCAGACCAGCGGGAATATCCTAgccccctcttttttttttttctccccttttttttttttttttttttttttcatgaaacgTTGCTTTGTTTCAACTCCTTGAGTTTTATTGTCAAAATGATGAGAACCAGTCGTAGGCCCAGGCCGCTGAAAGCAATCTCCCTCCTCCTTTAAAGACAACAGCCGCTCTGGAGGCTCTTTGAAGGAAAAGTCTCCACGTTTTTCTGTTTAGGGGATTTTTTTCCaatgataagatacagatgatTCTGAAACACCAGCTACATTGTTTCATTCAGTAGTTTGCTCTGACCAGTTGAGGAGGGAGCCTTATGAAACTGAAGAATATGCTCTTCAACCTTTTGGTTTTTCTCTTCTATGTCAAGAAAAGTGTCTTTTTAGTGGAAGTTGTCGTGGAAGATTGGCACTCAAATCCAGAGATGTATGTCTTACATTTTACATGCATGTTTAATCAAATTCAAACCATACATTGAATGAATCACAAGCCAAAAACACGACCGTCTTCTTATCTTAAATGTCATGTGTCATCCCTGTTTTTCTAAATGGCTACATTACAAATACAACTCACTTCTTTGTGGCCTTTTAATGCTACAAaagtcagacacacagacagagagaggggatggCGAGCTGCCATTCCCCAATGTGTTTATTGCCTAAATTACTAGCTATCTATGTTTTAGGAAAGTGGGGAAAGGAGGCCTGGAGTTAACTGAAACAGCCTCTCATTGTTCGAAGCCAAAGTAGCATCTTCGTCCTCTCAAGATGTTCTCCAAACTGCTCTGATAGCAATCCAGAAATGTTTATAACATGGAGCCATTTTACTGCATGtgtaatgacaaaataaagCTTCAGAAAGTCCTGATGTCTGTATGCTCATTTAGCGCAAATGTAATCTTGTAGGTTATGAAACAGCAGAAATACAGGGTTTCAGTAGGTATTATTTCTCCGAGCTGCAGAACCACATTAAGACGGGCATTTACTCGCTGAGGAGAAAACAATTGAGGCTCGTACGCAGTCACAGAGGGCAGCTCAGATGGCCAGACGCCTGAAATAAGCTTTGTTTTCCAGCGCCAAAAGATGCCTTGTGATACTcattctctttctgttttcacagACGACCATTATGCCGGCGCGTAATAGGATTCACTCATGGTGACAAAGTTGAGCGCTCTGATCCAGCTATTGTTAAAGTGTCATCATTCATGATAATTGCCTGTGGGAGAAAATCCCAGGGGAAGTTTTCATTTGCTATTACTAACTATTATTAACATGTCACAACCGGGGCATTAAGCCAGCTACGGGTTATTGGTGTCAATTGgcggagcagcagagagaagaaagattATTGCCTGAATGTCATTACTTCCGTCTTCGGTCATTAAAGTGTGCATTAGGAGCCgtgccttttttttgtctttttatgagTCAGGCTGtttgaaaaatactgtatatggcCTGTTTTCTATAGGCTCTGCAGGATTGTCTCAGCAGGAATgcagtgaaaagagaaaaacccTACAAATGCATCCAGACGCTTTCTATTACTCCCTGTGCAAGAAAGGCTTcttaaaatcagaaaaaaaataccaatTGGTGTTCTTTAGTATGTTGTACATGTCTGATTAAAAGATCACATCTTTATTTCAACTTTGCTTGCCATGACTTGAATTCCCACAAGCTATTTGTTACACCACTGAGGTTTCTTTCGAGGAAGCagttttaaaaaactttaaCAGCTTTATGTTGCTGTAGTCTGTGCAGCATGTGGTTTCAGCAATTGGAAAAGggtaaaatacatatttgaagtttttcttttcagttttcagaaCACTCCACTGTACCACAGCAGGCTTTTTGTTTCATACGCCTTCTGTCTCTGGGAACATCTTGGCGCCATTACATGGGTTTAATGGCCATGATAGGGAATATGCCTTAAAAGTGAACACCACATCTGTGAGGAATTGAACATGTTAGAAAGAGACCACAACAGTCAGCAGTATGACGACAGAGACAAAGGGGCATCTACCCCCTCCACTGGCATGGTATGACAAATGCAGCTGTGTCTCTCTCAACTAAGGACACATGTCATCATTTACATTTGCCATCACTAAACACGACACAGTCATTTGATACTTTCTGCTCTACATGACACACTTTTAAAACCAAACCGTCCACAGCACAGAGAAACCAATTCttgtctccctcctcttctaTCTTCTCTCTACTTTTAACAATGATCTTGAGAGATCTTGTGAGATCAATGAATTCACTGGCCCTGCTTCCTGTGCATCGCCTATCCATCATGTCCAACCAGTCTGGTCAGTGAAGGTGGCGACCAAACCGCAGAGGTGGTTCCAGTGGGGTATTACTCATTGTTCTGCTGCTCTCTTGATCAATGTGACTAATTGTGTTTGCCAGAGGATGCATGTGAGGAGGAGTTGGTACAGCTGGCCCACTACCCATTAAAGCCAACTGGCTTCTCATTTATCACTTTCATAAAGGCTGGATCTAAcaacacacagtcaaacacacacatatacagtatgtgcacacacacatacctgaaTCATAGTACTTATTTAAAGTtgaactgaaattgaaatttaTTTTTGCTAAGAAGTCAGTACATCCTTGGGGTTTCTTTTGACTTGTGCACCTATTTGGTCAAAATTGCAATTACCAAActaccaaaaagaagaaattcaagttttattgtgttatttaatttatattagTGTTCTCCAAGGGGCGTAAATTCTTTATTCTGACTGACAATGTCAGCACTGGTGCAATTTTGGTGTTGACGAGCACTGAAAATAGTTTGTAATGTCACTTCAATTCCATCGAACAGACTTTCAACCAGCTGCAGAGCTGATGTTTGGTCATTGCTTTGTCCCATCTGTGATTTCAACACTTCCTACGTTACTCTGGGACTTTACTCTGTGTTGTGATTGGAGTCACTGGGTAACACACAGAATGCTGAGAATAAAGGACTACCCTGTGCTGTGAGTTTTGAAAATCTAGTTATTTGTCATTACCGCAGCTGAACCCATGACAAAGAGACAACAGCCAGCTAGCTAGACCTTGTTTCTATTATCACGGACAAACAAGAAAGAAATGGTGTGTTCAGAGGTCATAAATTTCCACATTGAAAATTCCTAATTCCGAGCTTGATGTGTTCCACTACTCACGACACAAAGTGCAAACAATCAACATGGCTGACTGTGAGAAACTCATCTTCTTATGGCAGGCAGCATATGAATATTTGCAACGTCAGCAGAGTTTAATTAAATACATCAGTGAAAAAGAGGAGGATAAGGTAAGTCACTAGATATTTTACATGACATGTCGGAATGTTACACACAATAGCCTACCAAGTACCAGTAATGATACATGTTTCTGATAGCCTGTGTCATTTATTAATATAGCCTAAGTGAACAGTCTTCATTTTGAGAATTTTATTAATTCAACACCATTAGAAACCTACTTCTCTTGGATACTGCCATATTGAGTGGCATCAGAGCATCTGCTTCTCGGTGCATGAAATTGGCCCAAGTTTTCCAGTCAGAGTTCCAATTTCAAGAGCTGTTCCAACTTACTTTTTCAAGTAGGAGGGCGTACATTTTTGAGTTCCGAGTTGTCTGGAAAACAGCAAAAGTGCTGGGGCTGCCAAACTCAGGAGGTGaggtgtgaaaaaaaacatgactgaaaagTAGCGTGTGGTAGGAATCAGTGCTAACGTTACCAAACCAGGCTAACTGGCTGCCAGTTTCAAATACGAACTTAGCCACATGATGGCTCCTCCCGAATGTTCAATGTTATGAAGGAACAGACGTCTGAAATTGCTAACAATAACCAACACTATGTGGGCTTGttgaaaaaagaggaaaatgtctTGTATTAGTGTTCATAAGCTATACAGGAACAGGCTTCATTCAACGGTGACGGTGACGGTGTTTATACATGTACAAACAAATCTTAAAGTCTCTGCTCTGAAACGCTAGGGGTGTGTCCACTGAAGGCACTGAAAACACggcccaactgaacagcctctgagttaACAATGCTCGTACCAAACTCCCGTTTAAAATAGGTCTTGTTTGTAGGTGTACGGTAAGCtacatggatgatattttaaaaataaagtaacgttaggagccactgtttaattcgggacatattttatatgtaaatgtggacttgtttcagtaaaaacttaaatgactagttaacaagTGAATCATCACCAATCACtgttatgttaaattgttgtttttttcaatggagttcAGTGCACTTAATATTACTCACCTCTGTGCTGGAAAGTCCTTGGCAGCTTTGTTGTGGCCGTCACCCTTGGAGCAAAAGCTTCTCACGCTGTActttttggtgaagtgctgccCAGCAAATGCTCTCCTTCTGCACAGCTGGTGCTGAAGCTGAAGCCGCGGGCGGTGGCTAGTGTCAGCCACTGTCAGTGCCACATCCGTTGACTCTACCTGTCCTCCCAGCTGAACAGCTGGTGCTGTGTCTCCACCTGTCAACGGATGCTTTAGCAGGGCTTAAAATAACTCCTTGACTGCTAACATTAATGGAAGATGGCCCCATTCACAAGTAaatgaaagtttgtaaaactacccagtgtaaaaatagtaactatGAGTACGTTCACTACGTACATATGTTTATATAGTGGGGGAGGGGTCATGCTAGTAACCCCTCTATGTCATAGAGCCACCATTTCAAGCCTGCCCAAAAAATCCTAAACACAGAAATGCTGAAAAACAGTTACACGGTGtaactccacaattcagttctacatagttcacagtcttttcacgttttcaacaattattttctaacatgcaTAATGTGTTTAAtaagaaatctctgattttcatttacacagactttaaacaCTGAATCTTCAAACTGAACCTTGTTGACACTGAATGACAGGGCCTTACTGATGACTGAGAGCACTGTTGTCAGCTCAGCTGCAATTATTCTTGTTAAAAGTCACTGTCAAACATTCTGGTGGTATGAACAGTGATGCTTTCATTCACTGATGTATGTACTGAAGTGTATTTGAGTGGTGATGCAATCATTTAACATAGAATAAAAGTGAACTAACTACATAATGACTACAAATCTGATCTGAATGAAACGTTTGGCAAAGTGATTCGTAATTTCTATGTCAATGGGGCACCAAAGAAGTTGACAGCATGTCTCCTTGCAATGCTGGCTCTTATCTGTCAGTCAATCACTGCCATGGGAAACAGCCAC contains these protein-coding regions:
- the tpbga gene encoding trophoblast glycoprotein a: MLVLAQRIVFCTLLGSVYASCPPRCECSEAAHTVKCVSKDLRSIPTGIPGYTRNLFITGNQISRIGPESFKGLDNVTNLSLSNNRICEVESHTFAGLRSLRSLDLSNNQLAVIHPEAFTVLNQSLRELNLSRALYNHSSVMDLATSLRWSSLGNLQGLDLSDNSLIYLPSRIFSHLTSLRRLLLSNNSLVAIHNATLSGLERLEELDLTLNALKTLTEEGLRELDSLPRADLLLGENPFTCTCGIEPFTVWLNRSQGRIMDAEELVCAFPASMRNTSMLAVGMLTLGCHQRDAGADLALQTSYVFLGIVLGFIGLIFLFVLYLNRKGIKKRIYDMRDACREVWEGYHYRFEIDSDPRLSGLHER